GCCGCCTGGCACATTGCTGAACATATCTACAACTACGCCGCCTCTGTCTCTTTCTGCCAGGGATGTAAACAGATCAACAGTTCCGCTTCTCTGAAGATAAATTCCCATATTAGGCAGTACCATATAGAACATCATACATCCTAAAGAACCTGCAGATAATGCTCCGATTACCATTTGACGAATTGTTCTTCCCCTGGAAATTTTTGCAATAAACAAACCAAATGGAAGAGCATATACTGCCCACCAGGACATATAAAATACTGTCCATGTCTGAGGGAAGCCGCCGTCTCTGATAGCGTCAGTCTGGAAGCTCATGTAAACGTAATTCTGAAGCATTAAGCCAAGAGCGTCTGTGGACTGATTAAAAATAAACCATGTAGGTCCAAATAATACAATAAATATTAACAGAATAATAAATCCTTTTACGTTCCAGTCGCTAAGCTTAGACACACCTTTCTGCAAGCCAATAACAAGAGCTGCCAAAGGAATTAAGGTCCAGGCTGCAATTACCAATATATCAATCAGCACATTGCTGGAATCCATTCCAAACATGTAAGCAATACCGCTGGCAATTGGAGGTGTTCCTAAAGCCAGGGAAGTAAGAACTCCGCCTAACAAACTAAATATGTACAGGAAGTTCAAAAGATTTCCCCAAAATCCATCTGCTTTTTTGCCAATCCAGGGACGCGCATAATCGCTCATTTTCAGGTTGCTTTTCTTCTTTACATAATAGAAATATCCAATCGGAACTGCACACGCTACGTAAATGCCCCATGCAGACGGTCCCCAGTGGAACATTCCGTATGCAGAAGCCCAGCGGTAAGCGTCAATACTTTGTGGGTCTAAGCCAAATGGAGGGTCCTGCACAAACCAGATCCATTCAATTGCCGCCAGATATAAAAGGCTTCCGCCTGAACCTGACGTAAGAACCATTCCCAGCCATGTAAATGTGGAATAAGCCGGCTTGTCGTTTTCATCGCCTAATACAATGTTTCCAATACGTGAAAATGCAAAGTATAAACATAATACCAGCAAAATTACAGTTACCACCAGGAAAAACCATCCCAATTCATGTGTAGAAAAGGCATGTACCTGATTCAGAATTTCATTACTTTTCTCCGGGAAAATAAAAAACAATAATCCACACAAAAGTGTTACAATTGTTGCCGGCCAGAATACTGTCTTGTCAATTCCCTTTCCAAAATTTTTCACTTTCTAATTCCCCCTTATTCTTTTTTATGTGAGGTGAAGGTGAACCTTTTATTTTTCCCTTTTCCACTTATCCTGCGAAAGGGCAAAAAAAATGCAACATCCTCCCTGGGGTGAATGTTGCGTACTCTTTTTCTCCTCACAATCATTATGCTTACATTTTACACTTTTTTAATATTTTTGTCAATTACCTGTTGATTTTTTGTATAATCTTAATGATTTTTCCTTCTTAAAATATACAATTTAACTAAATTCAAGCAATCTCCTTCACATCTTTTAATTCTCCTGTATATTCTCTCATTCTGTGAACTGCGTAAAGCATAACCAGTAATTCTGTAATAGGCATAGCCAGCCAAAGAGCGTTTGCTCCCGCTATTACCGGAAGAATCATAATTAAAATACCGCTTATAACAAGCCCTCTAAATACAGACACAATAAACGCTGCCTTTGGCTTTAAAATCGCCTGAAAATAATAGGCGGAGAAAATATTTAAA
The window above is part of the Lachnoclostridium edouardi genome. Proteins encoded here:
- a CDS encoding BCCT family transporter; this translates as MKNFGKGIDKTVFWPATIVTLLCGLLFFIFPEKSNEILNQVHAFSTHELGWFFLVVTVILLVLCLYFAFSRIGNIVLGDENDKPAYSTFTWLGMVLTSGSGGSLLYLAAIEWIWFVQDPPFGLDPQSIDAYRWASAYGMFHWGPSAWGIYVACAVPIGYFYYVKKKSNLKMSDYARPWIGKKADGFWGNLLNFLYIFSLLGGVLTSLALGTPPIASGIAYMFGMDSSNVLIDILVIAAWTLIPLAALVIGLQKGVSKLSDWNVKGFIILLIFIVLFGPTWFIFNQSTDALGLMLQNYVYMSFQTDAIRDGGFPQTWTVFYMSWWAVYALPFGLFIAKISRGRTIRQMVIGALSAGSLGCMMFYMVLPNMGIYLQRSGTVDLFTSLAERDRGGVVVDMFSNVPGGPVVVVFFTALVLISYITGHCSVGYSLAAASEKKMKGDQDPQKWNMAFWLILAGIVSLGLYLLNPSALQPLQTVSIVTGFPICFAIGALIIAFFKQLKKDFPDGIEQGNRIYGTPEEEEEE